The stretch of DNA GAGCATGCTGGCCTGCTGGTGCACGGCGTTGCCGCTGGCGGCCTTGGCCACGCCGGACACGAACGACGCGGTGACGAGCGGGTCGAACAACACCGGCACCTGCTGCGTCTTCACGCGCCTGGCGCCCAGCATCCGCACCGCGCGCCGCGTCGCCTCGCGGCCGATGGACTCGGGCGACTCCAAGTCCCCGAGGAAGCGCTTGTAGTCGAGCCAGTAGCCCTTCTGGAGCTGCCCGCCCTCGGCGGCCACGGGCATCGCGTACAGGAACACGTACGTGCCCGAGTAGCCCCCGGCCATGCCCTCCGACGACGCGACGTAGACCTCCGACACGAAGTCCCCGGCGCCCACCGCGTTGAAGGTGCTGACGCGCGAGTCCTCCGCGCGGCCCGCCTTCTCCATCTCCAGCGCGGCCTTCACCTTCCAGTCGCCGGGCAGGTTCGCCACGGCCTCGTCGTACAGCGCACCGGTGTCGCCGAAACGGCCCAAGTCCCGAGCGCCGGGAAGGCCATTCAACTTGTTGGGCGCGGCGGCCTCGGCCAGCTTCAGGGCCTGGTCCACGAGCAGGTCGATGCCCGAGGGCTCGAAGTCCGACGTGAAGGCGAAGCCGAGCCGGTCCTTCGTCACCACGCGCAGGCCCACGCCCTTGGCGGTGGACTGGGTGAGGTCTTCAATCTGCCCTTCGCGCACGCGCACGGTGCTCTGGCGGCTGACCTCGATGAAGGCCTCGGCCTGGCGGGCGCCCTTCTTGGTGGCGCGCTGGACGATTCGCTTCGCGAGCTTCTGGTAGTCCATGGTGTCGGTGCTCTCTCTTCAGACCTGGGTTCCGCCGACGGTGACGTTGTCGATGCGCACGGTGGGCAGGCCCACGCCCACGGGCATCGACTGGCCGTTCTTGCCGCACACGCCCATGCCCGGATCCGGCTGCGGGTCGCACCCCACGCGGGACACGTTCTTGAGCGCCTCCGGCCCCACGCCGATGAGGATGGCGTTCTTCACCGGGCGGCCCAGCTTGCCGTCCTCGATTTGATACGCCTCGCTCACCTCGAACACGAAGTTGCCGTTGCTGATGTCCACCTGACCGCCGCCGAAGGTCGCGCAGTACAGCCCGCGCTTCACTTCCTTGAGGATGTCCTCGGGGTGGTGGTTGCCCGGCGCGAGGAACGTGTTCGTCATGCGGGGAATCGGCAGGTGCTTGAAGGACTCGCGCCGCCCGCTGCCGGTGGAGCGCTGGCCCATCAGCTTCGCGTTGAGGCTGTCGTAGAGGTAGCCCTTGAGCACGCCGTTCTCGATGAGGACCTTGCGCTCTCCCGGCGTGCCCTCGTCGTCGATGTTGATGGAGCCGCGCCCGCTCGACACCGTGCCGTCGTCGATGACCGTCACCAGCTCGGAGGCGACCTTCTGTCCCAGCTTGCCGGCGAACAGCGACGTGCCCTTGCGGATGAAGTCCGCCTCCAGGCCGTGGCCCACCGCCTCATGCAGGAGGATGCCGCTCCAGCCCGGCGCCAGCACCACCGTCTGGGGGCCCGCCGCGCAGTCCACCGCGCCCAGCGTGGCCACCGCCTGGCGCGCGGCCTCGCGGCCCACGTCCTCGGGAGGGAAGGTCGCCCAGTGGGTGAAGGGCACCCGGCCTCCACCGCCGTACGAGCCCGTGCGCCGCTCGTTCTTCTTGCCCTGCGCCACCACCTGGATGGACATGCGGCACAAATCCTGGGTGTCCTCGGTGTAGCGGCCCTCGGTGTTGGCCACGGCGATGCGGCGCGTCTGGTCCACGTAGGCGCCGTTGACCTGCGTCACCCGCGAGTCGAACGCGCGGGCGGCCCCATCCGCGCGCGTGAGCAGGGACGCCTTGAGGGAGACCTCCACGTCGGCGAGTGGGGTGGGGACGCGGTAGTGGCTGGGCACGGCGATGCGCGAGACGGGGAAGGCCCGCTCGGCGCCGGTGCCCTGGGCAATCATCGCCGCGGTGGAGGCGGCCCGCAGCAGCGCGGGCTCGTCCCAGTCGTCGGAGAAGGCGTAGCCCACCTTGCCTCCGGAGATGACCCGCACGCCCACGCCCTGGATGAGGCCCGTCTGGGCGCTCTTGATGCGCGACTCCTCCAGCACGACGCTGGTGCTGTGGGTGCGCTCCACGTAGACCTCGGCGAAGTCCCCGCCGCGCTCCATCGCCACGGCCAGCAGGCGCTCGAGCAGCGCCTGGGGCAGCAGGG from Myxococcus guangdongensis encodes:
- a CDS encoding TldD/PmbA family protein, giving the protein MDYQKLAKRIVQRATKKGARQAEAFIEVSRQSTVRVREGQIEDLTQSTAKGVGLRVVTKDRLGFAFTSDFEPSGIDLLVDQALKLAEAAAPNKLNGLPGARDLGRFGDTGALYDEAVANLPGDWKVKAALEMEKAGRAEDSRVSTFNAVGAGDFVSEVYVASSEGMAGGYSGTYVFLYAMPVAAEGGQLQKGYWLDYKRFLGDLESPESIGREATRRAVRMLGARRVKTQQVPVLFDPLVTASFVSGVAKAASGNAVHQQASMLAALKGKRLASEHITLVDNGLLPRGLATAPFDGEGVPTRRTPIIDRGVMSSFLYDAFTARKAKARPTGNAKRGYNALPSIGTTNLYLEAGTASPEELIKEVDRGFYVTSLLGHGANPVTGELSAGANGLWIENGELTHAVQEVTVAGNVLKMLQDLDGVGNDLQFRGGTVGAPTVRFRQLTLSGG
- a CDS encoding TldD/PmbA family protein, with translation MPRVSAPARRASTSQLAPLAARRIAPAPLLPQALLERLLAVAMERGGDFAEVYVERTHSTSVVLEESRIKSAQTGLIQGVGVRVISGGKVGYAFSDDWDEPALLRAASTAAMIAQGTGAERAFPVSRIAVPSHYRVPTPLADVEVSLKASLLTRADGAARAFDSRVTQVNGAYVDQTRRIAVANTEGRYTEDTQDLCRMSIQVVAQGKKNERRTGSYGGGGRVPFTHWATFPPEDVGREAARQAVATLGAVDCAAGPQTVVLAPGWSGILLHEAVGHGLEADFIRKGTSLFAGKLGQKVASELVTVIDDGTVSSGRGSINIDDEGTPGERKVLIENGVLKGYLYDSLNAKLMGQRSTGSGRRESFKHLPIPRMTNTFLAPGNHHPEDILKEVKRGLYCATFGGGQVDISNGNFVFEVSEAYQIEDGKLGRPVKNAILIGVGPEALKNVSRVGCDPQPDPGMGVCGKNGQSMPVGVGLPTVRIDNVTVGGTQV